A DNA window from Niabella yanshanensis contains the following coding sequences:
- a CDS encoding ABC transporter ATP-binding protein: protein MPGIIHIEQLRKSYFMGQQELQVLKGVSLDIHKNEYVSLMGPSGSGKSTLMNILGCLDSPTAGTYILNGHDVSKMHDNALAEVRNKEIGFVFQQFNLLPRLTALENVALPLIYAGVSKSQRNERAMQVLEKVNLTDRSHHKPNELSGGQCQRVAIARALVNDPSIILADEPTGNLDTKTSYEIMDIFGKIHAGGNTVVLVTHEEDIAQHSHRIVRLRDGLIETDKRVENPTLAKI from the coding sequence TTGCCAGGTATTATCCATATTGAACAATTGCGTAAAAGCTACTTTATGGGCCAGCAGGAACTGCAGGTGCTAAAGGGCGTTTCGTTGGATATACACAAAAACGAGTATGTATCTTTAATGGGACCTTCCGGTAGTGGCAAGAGTACACTAATGAATATACTGGGTTGCCTGGATAGTCCTACCGCGGGCACCTATATCTTAAATGGGCATGATGTAAGCAAAATGCATGACAATGCTTTGGCCGAAGTGCGCAATAAAGAAATTGGTTTTGTATTTCAGCAATTCAACCTGCTCCCCCGCCTAACCGCACTTGAAAACGTAGCATTGCCGCTTATTTATGCAGGTGTTTCCAAAAGCCAGCGTAATGAAAGAGCTATGCAGGTATTGGAAAAAGTGAATCTTACCGATCGCAGCCATCACAAGCCCAATGAGCTGAGCGGCGGTCAATGCCAGCGTGTGGCTATTGCCAGGGCATTGGTGAATGATCCCTCCATTATACTTGCCGATGAGCCTACCGGCAACCTGGATACCAAAACTTCCTACGAGATCATGGACATCTTCGGAAAAATACATGCAGGAGGCAATACGGTGGTGTTGGTAACCCATGAAGAAGATATCGCGCAACACTCCCATCGCATTGTACGCTTAAGAGATGGTTTAATCGAAACGGACAAAAGAGTTGAAAATCCTACCCTTGCGAAAATCTAA
- the gatC gene encoding Asp-tRNA(Asn)/Glu-tRNA(Gln) amidotransferase subunit GatC, whose translation MEVNDALVNKLAHLSKLTFTEQEKKDISKDLQNMIGFVEKLNELDLKEVEPLMHMSEEINVLREDVIKGSASREEALKNAPETDGQFFLVPKVIKK comes from the coding sequence ATGGAAGTAAATGACGCATTGGTTAATAAATTAGCACATCTTTCCAAACTGACTTTTACCGAGCAGGAAAAAAAAGATATTTCAAAAGATCTTCAGAATATGATCGGCTTTGTTGAAAAGCTGAATGAGCTGGATCTGAAAGAGGTGGAACCATTAATGCATATGAGTGAAGAAATTAATGTACTACGGGAGGATGTGATCAAAGGTTCTGCCAGTCGCGAAGAAGCGCTAAAAAATGCGCCCGAAACAGACGGGCAGTTTTTCCTGGTGCCCAAAGTGATCAAGAAGTAA
- a CDS encoding bifunctional riboflavin kinase/FAD synthetase — translation MQIHYDINQLPVFKNAVVTIGTFDGVHEGHKKIIDQLTKTAQEAGGESVIITFHPHPRKIVSSSILGIRLINTLNEKTELLEQLGINHLVITPFTEVFANQEPEDYLKDFLIDKFHPHTIIIGYDHHFGKNRKGNYKLLESYQEKYGYHLKEIPKHILDHIGISSTKIRESILNGDTTTTNHLLGYPFFFEGEVVHGDKLGRELGYPTANLKVQNEEKILPCDGIYAVYASVKNIDGGYGPVLKGMMSIGFRPTVDGTKRVIEVNLFDFQNDIYGKTLRVYVKQFLRSEEKFDSLEALVKKIDDDKERSLKVL, via the coding sequence ATGCAAATTCATTACGATATTAATCAATTGCCGGTTTTCAAAAATGCCGTGGTTACAATAGGCACTTTTGATGGTGTACATGAAGGTCATAAGAAAATAATCGACCAGCTGACCAAAACAGCACAGGAAGCGGGAGGAGAATCCGTTATCATTACTTTCCACCCCCATCCGCGTAAGATCGTATCCTCGTCTATACTGGGTATTCGCCTGATTAATACGTTAAATGAAAAGACAGAGCTACTGGAACAATTGGGTATCAATCATTTAGTAATCACACCTTTTACCGAGGTTTTTGCCAACCAGGAGCCGGAAGATTACCTGAAGGATTTCCTGATCGATAAATTTCACCCCCATACCATTATTATTGGCTATGACCATCATTTTGGCAAAAACCGCAAGGGGAATTATAAGCTGTTAGAAAGCTACCAGGAAAAATATGGCTACCATCTTAAAGAAATTCCTAAACATATCCTGGATCATATCGGCATTAGTTCTACCAAAATACGGGAATCCATCCTTAACGGTGACACTACCACCACCAATCACCTGCTGGGTTATCCCTTCTTTTTTGAAGGCGAAGTGGTGCATGGAGACAAATTAGGGCGGGAATTAGGCTACCCTACCGCCAATTTAAAAGTGCAGAATGAAGAAAAAATATTACCCTGCGATGGCATTTATGCCGTGTATGCGTCAGTAAAAAATATCGACGGCGGCTATGGCCCCGTTTTAAAAGGGATGATGAGCATTGGCTTCAGGCCTACTGTAGACGGTACCAAAAGGGTTATTGAGGTAAATCTCTTCGATTTTCAAAATGATATTTACGGTAAAACCTTACGGGTATATGTAAAACAGTTCTTAAGGTCAGAAGAAAAATTCGACAGCCTGGAGGCTTTGGTTAAGAAAATAGATGACGATAAAGAAAGGAGTTTGAAAGTGTTGTAA
- a CDS encoding cob(I)yrinic acid a,c-diamide adenosyltransferase has protein sequence MAFRIYTKTGDQGKTSLIGGTKVSKADLRIESYGTVDELNSYIGLCKDLLQDDISITILQEVQDRLFTIGAELACDPDKATKVSIPGLHESDIVFLEKEIDRMELKLEPLKAFILPGGHLTLSHLHIARTVCRRAERCCVRLAHESIVDPFIIKYLNRLSDYLFVLARYSGHLMNVADIPWKPRTKGH, from the coding sequence ATGGCCTTTAGAATTTATACAAAAACGGGCGACCAGGGTAAAACATCACTGATCGGAGGTACTAAGGTGTCGAAGGCCGATCTGCGCATTGAAAGCTACGGAACAGTAGATGAGCTAAACTCATACATTGGCTTATGTAAGGATCTTTTGCAGGATGATATAAGCATTACAATTTTACAGGAGGTACAGGACCGCCTTTTTACTATTGGCGCTGAACTCGCCTGCGATCCGGATAAAGCCACTAAAGTATCCATTCCCGGCCTGCACGAAAGCGATATTGTTTTTTTGGAAAAAGAAATAGATCGCATGGAGCTAAAGCTGGAGCCTCTAAAAGCTTTTATTCTGCCGGGAGGACACCTCACTTTGTCACACCTGCATATAGCGCGCACCGTTTGCCGCCGCGCAGAACGTTGCTGCGTACGACTGGCCCATGAATCAATAGTTGACCCGTTCATTATAAAATATCTAAACCGGCTGAGCGATTACCTGTTTGTGCTGGCCAGGTATTCGGGACATTTGATGAATGTAGCTGATATACCCTGGAAGCCCAGAACAAAAGGGCATTGA